DNA from Brassica napus cultivar Da-Ae chromosome C4, Da-Ae, whole genome shotgun sequence:
CTGTGTGAAAGAAATTCTGTTAAATGAATTAAAccaaaaatgtatttatttatttcaaatgaaAACAAATCGAACAAACTGATTCAACCACAAACTCCCGAATactttaaagaaaacaaaatctgaATTCCTTTTAGCGTATGAGCATCCGCATTACTATCGTTCAAGAAGTTGCTGAGCATAATATTCATACTCAAGAAGCTCTCTCACACCTAAAACCAGCTCGTTGTTTGTGATGTTCTTACCTTTTTGTCTCAGAAAGTATGACATGTGCCTGGCTGAATGCTCCATAGACTTGTTCCTTGGTGCATACTCATAAAGTTTAATCAGTCTGACATCCACTAAGCTACGTAcacttctctttctttctcactACTTGTTTCCTAAAACCTTCGCCTTCACTTCTTACAGATTCATTATCTATCTTTCACTTTTGGTGATGCGTCTTCTCAAAATGCATGTAAAAGAGTCCTTCAGATTCCCAGCATATTTGATCATGCTCTGCAGAGTTCTGTTTGTGAGATGGACAAAACAACCTTGGGTTCCAGACGGAAGCTTTCTAGTCTTTTATGAAGTTCGATGGCAAGCCCATCAAACACACAAAGGCTAGCATCTGCAACACTGCGAAGAGGAGTTGACGTAAGGCGGGATAATGGAGACAGTTATGTAGAGTTACTTTTGCAAACTCCTCTTCAAGTTTTCAGTTATGCATAGGACTGTACGATGTATTTGGGATTTGTGGAAAGGGATCTAAGCGGAGTCTCTGGTTTCAGCATATCTCTCGTGAGGGTATATAACAATTCTATTATCTTTGAGACTGATCATCCACCTGTGGCATGTTGAAGTAgggacatatatatagaaagtAGAAACACACCTATTTGGAAACAGAGGTGAACTCGTAAACAAAGTTTATTCgaaataaattgtttttgagaaaataaGTTTAATGTGAAGCAATTGACAAAGCACTGAAGTCTTTAAAAATAGTGAAATCCTTCCATAGACACTCATCAGTCACTGTGTTATAAGAAATAGAAGAAGAACTATACCAAGATTATGCACGCTATGCGCATCTAACAAAACACAtccaataaaaaacaaaaaaaaaaaccatccaAAATCCTCGCATAGACACTCACCAATATCTGAACCGTCGGCCGCCGCTTGAGAAGACAACAATGGTGAATCACTGAAACAGAGAAGCTCCACAGCTTGTGCAGGCGGAAGCTTAATCAATGCCTTGAAACCACTGGCATTCTCGGGAATTAGCTTTGTTAGTTGCTTAGTTGTTAGTTGCTGAAACTCGTCGTCACCGCCGCCGAGATGAAGCGACTCAAGCCATCTTGCTTCCCGGAACGGCCCAACCCCGCCGGATCTAAATATGAATGCTCCGGTAAGATCCATCAACATAAAAATTCCAACAACACCACTGGAAATTTAAAATCTCAGAGAAACTCtcaaatgagagagagagatttacaAAAACTTTTGGAAGCCTAAGAATGATTCTCAAGGGATAGGTCTGACTCTTTTATAGGTGGAGCTTGGAAGAGGGATAAGAATTCGATGGAACTGGTAATGCATGTTAGGAGATTAATCGAGAACGAAACGTCACCAGAGGAACCGACATAGACGCAACCATCGGTCACGAAGACGATGCCTAACGGGCCAACCTTCTAAGTTCTAACGTATGAagcccaaataaaaatatctcttGCTTGCGAGCCCACCTGAAACAACAACGAAAgcgtaaaaaaaaatagagagaggACAGGTGTCGTACCCAGGACGCATGACTTAGTGACGTGTCCCTCTCAGGAGAGAGAACACaactttataataatagatagatagatagatgttGCTTAAAACTATGTTTTAAAGGGAATGATATAGCATAAATTCGTTTTCTTTTGCGGCTAGGGCTTTCGTGCGACTGCAATGGTGATTTGGAGATCTGATCTCCATTGAAGGAGGACGGCTCTTTCGAGGATCTCGACAGCTCTCGGAACACCCGACGGAGAGTTCTACCCATCCCTACCGGCCTTTTCTTTATGCAGCAACAACGGGGCTTATGCAATGGCGTCTTGACCATGAAACCCACGCATCACTGGATCGGTTTCTGTTTGAGTGTACATTGATACATCAAACTCTCTCAAATCAATACGATCATTGTCGTATTTGTCCATCTGTTATGCTTCTGTAATCTCACCATTGTCGGATCTTCCCAAGTAATCTGCTCATGCTTGGGTTCTTGTTGGGTAATGGTGGGTTCCATTGAACCGATCTCATTTCTACTACGATCAGACATCCATACCTTCGTATGGGATCTTCTTACAGGAACCGATCTGCCCATATGGCGGATATCAAGGGGAAAGGAATACTTTTTAAGGACGAGCCGATAAAACTTACAAGCCAGGACAACCCGAAAATCTTTGATggatttagtttttcttttatagGAAAGATCCTTAACTCCAAGAAACAAAACGTTGAGAAGCTGCTGCAAAAAATGCCTTCGCATTGGGGTTTAGCTGATCGCATTACGGCTAATGATTTGGGTAATGGAAAGTTTCTCTTAAACTTCACCATAGAAGAAGACCTGCACTCGGTTCTTTGACAGGGTCCGTTCCACTTTAACTTCTGCATGTTTGTGCTGGTCCGCTGGGAACCCATTGTCCACGATGATTACCCATAGATAATCCCATTTTGGGTTTGTCTGATAGGTATCCCTTTGCACTTATGGACTGATCGAAATCTGCGCAAGATAGGATCTAGACTGGGACATGTCGACAAAGTGGAACACACTAAGGGTCGTATGCTCATCGATGTGGATACTCGCCGGCCTCTAAAGTTCTCGCGTAAGGCTGAGTCGCCGGAAGGGGATGAGGTCACACTGGAAATCAAGTATGAAATGTTGTTCAAACACTGTTCTACTTGTGGTATGCTCACTCATGAGAAGGAGTACTGCCCGCCCTTGGAAGCTAAAAATAGATTACAACCACAAATAGAGCGACAAGATGTATTCACTAGAGTGCAAATCCCGTTTGATAAGAGGCACCATCAGGCATCACAACCTCGCTATGGTAATGATCTGAATGCCGGTAGGTATAACAGTCAGTCTAGAAGCTCGAGATATGCCTTTAGCGACATGAAGTACGAAGTATAGAACAACTATCGAGGAGCACATACTGATAGGATCATGCGCAGACGGGATGACTACTCGAGGAGCAATAGATACGGTGGATCACGAGTTGGTAAAGGTCCATATGACCGAAAACCTGAGTTAACTTGGAGACATAAATCTTCAAGTGATCAGAAGGGAATAATATGTAAGGATCTTGGAAGAAGTCGTGAGGAACGAACCACTAGTAACCGAGATATTGTTCCATATGAACATTCTGCGGTTTCAAGAAGTGGTGGTAAACAAATTGGCGAGGTATTGCGATCTCCTGAGTTTCCAGCAACCAGAAGGCTAGCCAGCGCCATTGTTACCACATCTCGGGTTGATCTTCCTAAAAAAAAAGGTTACCAAACGTGCAAAGGATGCCACTCGATCGCTATCCTTTAATGCCTCAAGTGATCAGGAGCCACAGAATGGAGTTGGGAATGAGCATATCATTGGTGCCCTGAGTGATATGGAGATTGCCGATCAGCATGATGGAGAGATGATGGAGTGCGACTTGCAAGATGATGATCTGTTGGGACTCGAACTCACGGAGATGGAGAGTGCGGTTTCTCGCAATGATACACTCACGGCGCTAGGAAGATTGGCTGATAAAGCGTCCAAGAGCAGGAGACATGCCTCAAAATCGAGTGCCTCTTTTGGCATTCCGAGCAGAAAATTTGAGATTCTTCGTCGGGGATCTCCTCGGAAGCGTTCAACATCGTCTCATGGTGATGCAGGAAAGTCAAGGCGCCATCACCAAAGTTCAAAAAAGATGAGAGGTGGTTCTTCCACAAGTGATGGTTTGATGGGATCCAAAAACCCATCCCAAGATCATCTATGAGGACACTCAGTTGGAAGTGTAGAGGGATTGGGAATgacctcacagttcgacgccttacggagatgtgtcagaagcatcgcccAGGACTTGTGCTCTTTTCTGAGACGAAGAATAGAAGGCTGATGTTGGAAAACATTCAGGCCGACTTAGGATTCGATCATTTGTTTACTGTTGAGCCACTTGGACTTAGCGgaggtttagctttattttttatggatgaattttaagttaatgttttattttcgaataaccgtatgattgacattgaggcagtcattCATGGAATAAAAGTCTATATGACGTTTATTTATGGGGATCTTGTACTAGAAAGAAGAGATCGagtttgggaacgtcttacgcgtttctcaacaacaagaattggaccttggttcatgataggagattttaatgaaattacaGGTCACAATGAGAAAAAAAGAGGTAGACAACGTCCTGATAGTTCATTCATGCCCTTTAAGCAGATGCTTAATGATTGTGGGATGCAAGAGTTTCCTTTCACGGGGGACATGCTCTCATGGGTAGGGAAGAGAGCAGGAAGAACAAATGTTTGATGTCGGTTAGACAGAGCAGTAGGAAATGCGGATTGGCATGAGAAGTTTCCCCACTCGACTGTGAAGTATATGAGGTTATGGAGATCGGACCATCGTCCGATTCTTGCAGACATATTCATAAAGCCAATGAAgagatcaaaaaaattaaagtttgatAAAAGATGGCTGGATAATGAGGAGCTAAGGCAAGTCATTCTTGAGGGATGAAAATCTCCTGATCTCCCTCCCAATGCGACTATTATGGAACATATTTCTAGCTGCCAAAAAGCCTTGAGCGAATGGAGGAAACAACATAATGTTAACTCGGTGAAATTAGTGGAGGAGCTTAAAGAAAAGGTAGATGGTTTGTACGCATATGATAATGCTACAACTGAGGAAATTGCAGCAGCGTTGAAGGAACTCTCTGATGCTCTTAAAGCAGAAGAAATGTTCTGGAAACAGAAGAGTCGAGTGTTTTGGCTGAGAGAAGGtgacagaaataaaaaaaaaatttcatgccTTAACAAAGCAAAGAAGAGCAAGGAATAAAATCACACAGCTCCTAGATGCAAATGGAAATatagttgaggatgaagaaagaTTAGTAGTCATTGCTACTAGCTACTTTAGGCATATCTTTGAATCATCTAACCCAGAGGACATTGAAGAGGCACTAGTTCAAGTTCCTATGACTATCACTAGGGCAATGAATGACAACCTTATAGCTCATGTGTCCGAATGGGAGGTCAAATTAGCGCTCTTTGCTATGCATCTTGAAAAGGGTCCAGGaccagatgggatgactgcGCTTTTCTATCAGAAATTTTGGGATAAAGAGGATTTAACtcttatggttaataaatttttttttgagggGACGATGGCGAATGGActgaatgatacaaatatatgtctcATCCCAAAGACAATAAAGCCTAATGAAATGGCTCAGTTTAGACCCATTAGCTTGTGTAACGCCAActacaagataatctctaaggtcttatgccagagaTTAAAGAAAGTGCTACCAGGCTTGATATCGGAAACTAAGTCAGCTTTTGTTGCTGGAAGACAAATTTCAGACAACATTATTATTGCTCAAGAAATGTCCCACGCTCTGAGAACTAAACCAAGTGGTCGCAGTAAAAGGATGGCCATTAagatggacatgatagccttttcttctataaggcggagccccgtgaatgtgaagatgaaatgaaagtagtcaggaaatatgGTAAATCATCAGGTCAATGTATCAACTTTGATAAATCatccttactctttggtaagcggATTAATGCAACTATTAGAAAAGATATTAAAGATGCACTTGGAATACAAAACGAAGGAGGAATGGGAACTTACCTAGGTATCCCAGAAGACATAAGTGGTTCCAAGTGAAATTTTTTTGCATTTCTCAAGGATAACTTGATGCATAGATTGAATGGATGGACAAGTAGATGGCTCTCAAATGGAGGGAGGAAAGTGTTGATTAAATCCATTATGCTAGCTCTTCTAACTTGCGTTATGTCTACTTTCCTGCTCCCattggagatatgtgaaaaccTAGCAAGTGTCATTGCtcaattctggtggagttcaaATCCACCAAAAAGAAGAATACACTGGGTGAAATGGAAAAAAGTTTGTTTACCAAGAGAGGAGGGTGGGATTGGTTTCATTGCTCAATTCCGGTGGAGTTCAATCTGGCACTATTGGCAAAACGGTTATGGAGGCTAGTTCAATTTCCTAACTCTTTGGTTGACCGAGTCTTGAGGGGAAGGTACAATAGATTTAGTTCACCACTAAGAGTAAACTCTGCTAGCAGCCCATCCTATGTGTGAACTAGCATTTTTGCTGCAAGGAAGTTGTTATTACTGGAATCAGACAGAAGATACATTCAGGTTATGAAGTCAAGGTGTGAGAGGATCCGTGGATTCCAACGACCTCTGCGAGACCAGCTATCCATGTAGCGCCAGTTATGCATCCTAATATGAGAGTCAGCGATCTCATTAACCTGGTATCGAAGGATTGGGATGTTGGTCTTTTGGAGAACTATGTCAATCTTGATGACATACCACTCAtaaggagtttggccataagctgAACTCATCGCCGTGATACATTCTGCTGGAACTACACAAGGAATGGccaatacacggttaaatctggatattgagTGGCGcggaatttattaaagatagaGGAAGAAAAGGAAGTTTTGGAGCCGAGTATCACTaagcttcaagcctttgcttggaagttaAATGCGCCTAAGaaaatatgtcatcttatatggcaattgttAACTGGTTATGTGGCAGTAACAAGGAACTTAGTAAGACGCAATATGAGGTGTGATAActactgcccaagatgtggagaactAGAAGAATTTGTAACCCATGCCATATTCGAATGTCCGCCAGCTCTACAAGTTTGGTCCATATCATCAACTCCAACAAGAACATATATATTTCCAGTACCAAGCGTCTACACAAATATGGATTACCTATTCTGGAGGAAAAACAGCATTATCGAGCCAAAACAAGACATGGATCCTTACCCctggataatttggtatatttggaaggatAGGAATGACAAACTTTTCAGGGGATAGACATAGATCTTTTGGAGCTAGTTCGACATGCAGAAAGTGAATGCCAAGTCTGGTTTGATGCGAACGAAGTGGTACAACCAGTGGTACAAGATAACAATACTGAGGAAATCCAAGTCATAAGCTTAGGTAATATTTGCTTGTTAGATGTATCTTGGACAGCCTCTGCTCactttagtggatgtggatgggtctggATGGATAGTGGTTGAAACATTCAACTTATAGAGACAAGAAATTTCAGTCAACGCGAATCAGCCTTGCATTCGAAAGTAGAAGCATTGCGGTGGGCAATGGATAATATGCTTCAACATTCAACATGCCAGAGCTTTGGGACAGACTGTAAGGAGTTGATTGCAATAATAATGGAACCTCATGCTTGGCCAAGCTTTACGAcggaattggagaggatagagacgctACAGATATGCTTTCCGGACTTCAACATAATTCATGTTCCACGAACGCGCAATCAGATTTCAgactttttagctaagactgctacatccttccatagggagttatattttattgattgttCTATTTCGGTCTGGTTACCCAAACCAcatcaagtttgagtaatagaataaccttttgacgttaaaaaaaaaggaatgatatttattttcttaatataaagattatttttgtgaaatttcctttttctttatgaaatcacagtttatctaaatatttttcagttttaaatttgttttcaaaattcataaatttattaaaaaaatctttttattgcatatgttttttggaaaaaaaataatattaggaAAGTAAATTAAGTAACAGAAATtcttaaataaaacaataataataatatttagatgtaatatttgaaatttattaaagataccTTTGTAATTAACCATTATAAGAGCTAATGTAAGTGCGATACATAGGAAActaatttctcaaataatattatagtgcttggaaaaaataaaatcaatatcAATAAAGTAAAATAATCAGATTATATCTTGTTTAGATCTGACAAAAATATAATGCTCTAGCTACTTTGCTTAAACGGTGTctcaaatttaaaacaaacagcatataataaaataaaatattttcaaatcaataGCAAAGTCAAATAGAGACGAATAAATAATACTTTTAATTGAGTTTCGAATATTtcaaccaaaaacaaaatatgatttgACATGCGAACCAGTTAGATCATGTAATTTTTTCTAAGCCATTGGCGTTTTCCTTAGGGGTTTCAGATTTAACAgctaaaaactctaaaaacccCTGGTTTACCAATATGACAAGATTTGATTACATTGGTTACAGCCTTACTCTTATTGTCGTAttcgaattttaatttttttatatataagatattacaataacaaataataaaaaatacaggTTTTCGTGCATAATCAGGAAGAGGTTGACGTGAATTCTATATATAAGTAATCTTCACGTtaggaaaacattattattatcatttctGACTTGAGATACGACGGGCATCTCACGCGACAACTCAAGATCAGAAAATAATTTTCGTCTGGAGAAGGAATCCCGGGCCCCGGCAACACTAATTCACCTTGCTATAGTTTCTGTACGTACGTGTGGATAGTTTGAGTGCCGATATTCAGAGTGTTGCACAGACTCAATATATGTATTTGGTTAAACGTGGTgccgcaaaaaaaaaacagaaatacaGGTATATTCaaacttctctttttttttttaaatggtataCTCTATATAATCGTGATTTAGGTGAGTATAGTTTCCATTGATTTTCGCAAGGTTCCATTACCAGAAACATGTCGATTGATATCTCAACAATTACTCTGTGAACTAATACTTCAAAAATAAAGTCTTACAACCATACGCATGTGAGTAGTAGTgtcaaaaccttttttttttgttaaatttttaatgaGATGATTATTTGGAATGGCTTTTTGTGTATACAAGTTCTGAAGCTGAGAAAAAGTTAGTAAGAGTTGTTATCCTTATGAGATTCCATTACCATCTTTGTCCAATACTAAGCCAACTAAATTCACCTTTGACTTTGATTTCTCTGCCTATTGCCTCTATTGTAAGATGGAAAGCTTGGGAGTTCCTTGTCaagaaattcaaataaaaattgaataccCCATATTGAGAAGGAAAAAGAGATATGCTAACCTCGTTGACGCCGAGCCCATTGCCCTGATGTCTATTTTGAGTAGCTTCCATGCTGGATATTTCAGAATAAGCCTATCTCTTTGTAGCCAAGCTTTGTTGTGGAAGATAATGGTTCATTTACATAACCATCTCCCATCTATGGCATTTTATCTCATGTGGTATATAGCTCTTGCAATACAAGTGTCACTCTGTTTTCTTTACGCTTTCAAGTGTATTTTCTACTTTGACCTGGTGAAGGAGGAGTTCTCGCATTATATTGGAGTGAACTATCTTTACGCTCCATTCATTTCATGCCTTCTCTTGCTTCAGTCAGCTCCTCTGATGGAACCACACAGCGTTTTGTACAAGACACTATTCTGGGTGTTTGTTCTTCCGGTCTTGACCCTCGACACAAAGCTTTATGGCCAGTGGTTCACAACAGAAAAAAGGTTTTTGTCGATAATGGCGAACCCCGCAAGCCAAGTTTCAGTAATAGCAAACCTAGTGGCTGCACGAGGAGCAGCAGAGATGGGTTGGAAGGAGTGTGCTCTATGCTTGTTCTCGCTCGGGATGGTTCATTATTTGGTTATCTTTGTCACACTTTATCAACGCTTACCAGGAGGAAACAACTTCCCAACCACGCTGAGGCCagttttcttcttgttctttgcTGCACCAGCCACTGGAAGTCTAGCTTGGAACTCTATTTGTGGAACCTTTGATACTGTAGCGAAGATGTTGTTCTTCCTTTCGCTCTTCATATTCGTGTCTCTGGTAAATTTACGATACTACGAAACAGAAAACCGAGTGACTAGACATTTACCTTTGTTTTTGTTAACATTTTCAGGTCTGTAGGCCAACTCTTTTGAAAAAGTCAATAAAAAGATTCAATGTCGCATGGTGGGCTTACTCGTTCCCCATCACCTTTCTTGCTTTAGACTCGGTTCATTATGCGCAAGAGGTGAAAGACCACGTCGCTTCTGCCTTGATGTTTATCTTCTCCTCCACCTCAGTTTTGATCTTCCTCGGGGTGATGTTATTGACAGCAGCAAACAGCAAAAGATTACTCAGACGTGATCCGGTCCTCTGGTCTGCTACTGGTCCAAAAAACAGATAAAAGATGTCGACTATACTGAATTTGTGTTtgatataagaatataaatatatatagtgatGATATTAATATAATGTTAATATCACATATTgtaaaattttcttaatattaatattattcttCAAATCTTTTCAATTAGGTATTGACAAGTTTTATTGATTTCATGAGTTTTACAAGTTTCATAATTTTGGTATATACTTAACATTGATCCATAAAAACCGTCTCCATAATGCCATATAAAATAATACtccttaaaattaaatattttattaatctgtctgtataaacctaaaacgacaattaaaatgaaacggaaagagtatgaaataaaaacacaattgaatttttgttttcaacgaagatatatatattgataacataaaaataatacattaagtATGTAAACCTATCAAACacgtaaataaaaagaaaaatgattgtTGGCTACGTAAATTATTAAGCACCACATGGCTAGCTATACACATTAAACTAATGTATACCTAATTACATGAAGTATATGTTATGCATTATAACATCCCCAATTTAATGATGTCATGAAGTTAACATTACGaatttaatttcattaattCAAAAAGTGACATGGATATCAGATACGTTAACTCCGTTTAATTCTTCTTGTGTGATCAATCAAAACCTGGCACATTTGAACGTAACTTAACAAAAAATTGACCCAACCCAgcctaataaaaacaaaatgaaatttagccacaaattttaaaatcggccccatttgtatttaaaaaaaatatcaagaatGTCATCTCTCTATCACGACAAAggaaaaaactctaaaaaaaatAGGCTTTCATGTAGttgagagagaaaggaagttacTAAAATCATGTGGTCAATAATCTCACATGATTTCACCaacttcctttctctttctctgtCGCActgatttaaaatgaaacactatattttgtttttttcattttgtcgCGATAAGTCGAATTTAGTTAAATTATATGATCATGTGGGTCAGATTTTAATCGATCAAACAtgagtattaaaaaaatacaaacagaGATGTTCCTCAGAGAATCGGCTCGTATGAACAACACTTCGTATAAGTGAAATGGGCAGCTGACCAAAACAAAGGAGTTAACGTTTCTAATGTCTACGTCatttttggatgaatgaaattaaGCTTGTGATATTAACTACATGACATCATTAAGTTAATAGATGTTAGCATATATAACATATACTCGTGTAGCTACATTAGTTTAGTTTGCATAGCTATGTGATGGTCAATACTTCACGTAGTTTTCCTAAATAAAAAGGTTAATCTCTCAAATATcctattgtcttttttttttattaaagccAAAAAGAATTCATTAAAGAGATAAGTAACTTTTGTATCcttaatctaaaaaaatataaatatagataaattgaaaaataaattaaaaaatattttctcgaATCGAAAGTTTTTTtggatattataatattaatattactcTTCAAATATTGTCATTTGTACTTAATTCCTTCTCTACATCGAGCTAAAAGTATTTCTATAAAAGTTGCTAAAAGGGAAATCTCTTCGGAGGATGTATTTAATCTAAAATTTGAGATGATTTGATTTGTAATGAGGTTTCAGATGATTTCAATGAATTACAAagattaaaatgatttttattaaaacattttagAATATCATCTAAAACCatgagatttgagttttaatttttttaactaagaaactccaaccaaaaactctaaaatcttttgaaaactttaaaattccacagcttaaaatatttttaataacagtAGACTTGAGAGTACtttatcaaatatcaaattcaATACACTGGATTTACtggattttaaatgaatttttaaaattcatgtttggaTAAAAGTGAATTTGTCATTTGAACGCAAATCACCCGAAATTCTAAATTGAATATATCCCTTCGTCATTCAAAAGGTGCCTCTTCCCATTCTAAACGGCGCCGTTTGGGAGCCCTacgattcttgtttttttttcctgttcTGAAAGGAATCTTGAACCCAgataaacttaatattttttggCAGCCATTCAAATTATTGGTGGCTTCAAATTCACCTCTTACCAACATATACACCTGTAATCTTTATAGTTTCTGCATCAGCCCATATGATATGATGTATCTGAATCTGGTGTTTTCAAAAGGGTAAGCGtttgttttgttatatatgtattatcTGCTAATCGCATATGAATTAAAATGATCATAATTGAGTAGTGAGATGGTCTTGTGCTTCTCAATAGTGATTAGGAGGGCTGGAGGAGATTTCTAGACTTTCCAAATATCAGAGCTTTTGATTTCCTTTCTTAGCTCATAAATATTCCAAGATCCCAATTTCAGGTAATCTCCAAATcacttgagatttttttttttttttgtacttgtAGAGATTTATTGCACAATGTAAATAGGTATGAAATaggttttgaattttaacatGTAAGATGAGTTATTTTCCTGTAGAACATCAATCTCTTAGAATCTTAGTTCCTAAAGTAGTTCATCTCTCTCTTTTGCTTTGATGGAGTTgtttcattttctctgttttgtgtTGTTGGTGTTGTTATGTGTGACAAGTTAGCGCATCGCTTCATTGATATGGTTCAGACATGTTAGCAGTGTATCCCTCGGGAACTATCAACAAATTCCACATTCCTTTTAGCTTCAATGCCCCTTCGCGCGGATACAGAACCACTACCTTTGGTCATTTGATAAGTAGTTGTTCTGTCTTCTCGGAATCAAGAGTTCCTTGGAGCAATGTAGAGTGTTACCACTCATCCTTTTCTCCACCAGGCCAAGTTAAAGGAATTGGATGGTTAGTGATTTTTTTAAGTCTGTGTTATTCATTCATATAGAGTAGCTTCCGagcattttttgtaatttatttcgACTTCATCAAGTTTTGTCGTTCACGCAACAACTCGGATGAAGAGTACCGTTCGTCACGCAACATAGCTATAAGTCTTTTAAGACGTTACAGGACCGTGATTGAACGCGGTCAAGGCGAAACCTTAaaag
Protein-coding regions in this window:
- the LOC106374712 gene encoding S-type anion channel SLAH4 — its product is MESLGVPCQEIQIKIEYPILRRKKRYANLVDAEPIALMSILSSFHAGYFRISLSLCSQALLWKIMVHLHNHLPSMAFYLMWYIALAIQVSLCFLYAFKCIFYFDLVKEEFSHYIGVNYLYAPFISCLLLLQSAPLMEPHSVLYKTLFWVFVLPVLTLDTKLYGQWFTTEKRFLSIMANPASQVSVIANLVAARGAAEMGWKECALCLFSLGMVHYLVIFVTLYQRLPGGNNFPTTLRPVFFLFFAAPATGSLAWNSICGTFDTVAKMLFFLSLFIFVSLVCRPTLLKKSIKRFNVAWWAYSFPITFLALDSVHYAQEVKDHVASALMFIFSSTSVLIFLGVMLLTAANSKRLLRRDPVLWSATGPKNR